One Chlamydia sp. DNA window includes the following coding sequences:
- a CDS encoding type B 50S ribosomal protein L31 has product MKKNTHPEYRQVLFVDSSTGYKFVCGSTYQTEKTEVFEGQEYPVCYVSVSSSSHPFFTGSKKLVDAEGRVDKFLKRYSGVKQVAPKSETAVEEPLAKGKRKAPAKKKK; this is encoded by the coding sequence ATGAAAAAAAATACTCATCCTGAGTACAGACAAGTTCTGTTCGTGGATTCTTCTACTGGCTATAAGTTTGTTTGTGGTTCTACTTACCAAACGGAAAAAACAGAAGTTTTTGAAGGACAAGAGTACCCAGTTTGTTACGTCAGCGTTTCCTCGTCTTCGCATCCATTCTTTACTGGAAGCAAGAAGCTTGTAGATGCGGAGGGACGAGTTGACAAGTTCTTGAAGCGGTATAGTGGCGTTAAGCAAGTTGCTCCTAAATCTGAGACCGCTGTAGAAGAGCCTCTTGCTAAAGGTAAAAGAAAGGCTCCTGCTAAGAAGAAAAAGTAG
- the trmD gene encoding tRNA (guanosine(37)-N1)-methyltransferase TrmD → MEIDILSLFPDYFTSPLQATILGRAIQRGVLSVRSRDIREFGLGKWKQVDDAPYGEEGMLLMAEPVVQAIRSIKREGTKVVYLSPQGSLLSARKSRELSLCPHLLLLCGHYEGIDERALAAEVDEEISIGDYVLTNGCVAALVLIDALSRFIPGVLGNQGSAEYDSLENGLLEGPHYTRPRVFEEEEVPEVLLSGNHQKISEWRRRVSLERTRERRPDLYLKYFYGNNAHLDVQEEFPKIKNTFPQACSVILEVSDLRKAKKFYSKMFGKECWKGDRLFFLGKMGLYLQQTEEKRGITRLLIELESERDFIHFLKKWEMAGGRLSEKETEGLLLRQIFDLDGHNWVVSCVQQ, encoded by the coding sequence ATGGAGATAGATATTCTTTCCCTATTCCCCGATTATTTCACTAGCCCATTGCAGGCAACTATTTTAGGCCGAGCGATTCAACGGGGAGTTTTATCTGTTCGCTCTCGGGATATTAGAGAGTTTGGTCTAGGAAAATGGAAGCAAGTGGATGATGCGCCTTATGGTGAAGAGGGGATGCTTCTAATGGCGGAGCCTGTTGTGCAAGCGATTAGAAGTATAAAAAGGGAAGGGACCAAGGTTGTATATTTGTCTCCTCAGGGAAGTCTTCTTTCTGCAAGAAAGAGTCGTGAACTTTCGTTGTGCCCGCATTTACTTTTGTTATGCGGACATTATGAAGGAATTGATGAGCGAGCTTTAGCTGCCGAAGTAGATGAGGAAATAAGTATTGGTGATTATGTCCTTACTAATGGTTGTGTGGCGGCTTTAGTCCTTATAGATGCGCTTTCTCGGTTTATTCCGGGGGTTTTGGGAAATCAGGGGAGCGCTGAGTACGATTCTTTGGAAAACGGATTGCTAGAGGGGCCCCATTACACTCGTCCTCGAGTTTTTGAGGAAGAGGAAGTCCCTGAAGTGCTCCTTAGCGGGAATCATCAGAAAATCTCGGAGTGGAGAAGACGGGTTAGTTTAGAAAGAACTAGAGAGCGAAGGCCAGATTTGTATTTGAAGTATTTTTATGGCAATAATGCTCATCTAGATGTACAGGAGGAGTTCCCAAAAATCAAAAATACCTTTCCTCAGGCTTGTTCTGTCATCTTGGAGGTTAGCGATCTTCGAAAAGCTAAGAAGTTTTATTCCAAAATGTTTGGGAAAGAGTGTTGGAAAGGAGATAGGTTGTTCTTTTTAGGAAAGATGGGTTTGTACCTGCAGCAAACAGAAGAAAAAAGGGGAATTACTCGATTATTGATAGAATTGGAATCGGAGCGTGATTTCATCCACTTTTTAAAAAAATGGGAAATGGCTGGCGGGAGACTTAGTGAAAAAGAGACAGAAGGCCTTCTTTTAAGACAAATTTTTGATTTAGATGGTCATAATTGGGTTGTCTCTTGTGTACAACAATGA
- the rplS gene encoding 50S ribosomal protein L19 translates to MGNLIKELQDEQCRTDLADFCVGDTIRVATNISEGGKERVQVFQGTVMARKGSGAGETISLHRVAYGEGMEKSFLLHSPKVVSIEVVKRGKVSRARLFYLRGKTGKAAKVKELIGPRAAKK, encoded by the coding sequence ATGGGGAACTTAATCAAGGAATTACAAGACGAGCAGTGTAGAACTGATCTCGCAGATTTCTGCGTTGGTGACACGATTCGTGTAGCTACAAACATTTCTGAAGGTGGTAAGGAACGTGTTCAAGTATTCCAAGGAACTGTAATGGCTCGTAAGGGCAGTGGTGCAGGAGAGACGATTTCTCTTCATAGGGTCGCTTATGGTGAAGGGATGGAAAAAAGTTTTCTACTTCACAGTCCTAAAGTAGTAAGTATTGAAGTTGTTAAACGTGGGAAAGTTTCGCGTGCACGGCTCTTTTATTTAAGAGGAAAAACAGGTAAGGCTGCTAAGGTTAAGGAGCTTATAGGACCTAGAGCTGCTAAGAAATAG
- the lepB gene encoding signal peptidase I encodes MTSNYMSRLYSLNKSRRILHSSYKLLKSKKILSYPDTQKELLEILQQLEEAVLDQNREDASLLAKQAQVIQKRFPRSKTCAVCDLICTLTFAAALAFLIRQFWFELYEVPTGSMRPTILEQDRILVSKTTFGLRLPFSNKSIGYTPESITRGELVVFTVGDLPIPNADTKYFGFIPGKKRYIKRCMGKPGDTLYFYGGKIYGIDHRGAPIIFKNTETLYHVPYISFDGTTEICSRSEDQTDVIFNQFYMPCGKISLPQNSPYGQFFYKNEWRNDTPSALKEPHNEPMSYSDLFGIKNFAMVRILTKKQAALAHMLPSPLAETYLEIAHTPNLSYPHPHLHPFETQLIPTIEPMKTLLPLRKEHIHLIRNNLTTSRFTVIDGYAYKYQPTPINTSGVARMFALSMPDIPDGCYEFSKGDVFKIHLGGFRTKLKQPHPLTQLSDARVIDLFNCGISFHTVYIPKNPQCAPFPNRYAFFNQGNLFVMDSPVFIESDPALQKFVLAEKEKELQSSEEKPYIAFVDRGPPPESKKEFVSFVSNFGLKIPEGHVLVLGDNCPMSADSRDFGFVPVENLLGSPVGIFWPINRVGLLSSNLTPISFPGYIVNGLALGVCIYFIGLRIYRRNHKLFP; translated from the coding sequence ATGACGAGCAACTATATGAGTCGCTTATATTCCCTGAATAAGAGTCGTCGTATTCTGCATTCCTCTTATAAATTGCTGAAAAGCAAAAAAATACTCTCTTATCCGGATACTCAAAAAGAATTACTTGAAATCTTACAACAACTCGAAGAAGCAGTGTTAGATCAAAACAGAGAAGACGCTTCTCTTCTCGCAAAGCAGGCTCAAGTAATACAGAAAAGATTTCCCCGATCAAAGACTTGCGCTGTTTGTGATTTAATCTGTACCTTAACGTTCGCTGCAGCTTTAGCCTTTTTAATCCGCCAATTTTGGTTTGAGTTGTACGAAGTCCCCACAGGATCTATGCGCCCTACCATTCTAGAACAGGATCGTATTCTTGTCTCTAAAACAACCTTTGGACTTCGTTTACCCTTTAGCAATAAAAGTATCGGCTATACACCAGAGTCTATCACTCGAGGAGAACTTGTTGTCTTCACAGTTGGAGATCTCCCCATCCCTAATGCTGATACAAAATATTTTGGATTTATTCCTGGGAAAAAGCGCTATATAAAACGATGTATGGGCAAGCCTGGAGATACTCTATACTTCTATGGAGGTAAAATTTACGGTATAGATCACAGGGGAGCTCCTATCATCTTCAAAAATACAGAAACGCTTTACCATGTCCCCTACATCTCTTTTGATGGAACAACAGAAATTTGTTCTCGCTCAGAAGACCAAACGGATGTGATCTTTAACCAGTTTTATATGCCTTGTGGAAAAATTTCATTACCCCAAAACTCCCCTTATGGACAATTTTTCTATAAAAATGAGTGGCGTAATGATACTCCTTCTGCTTTAAAAGAACCTCACAACGAACCCATGAGCTATTCCGATCTTTTCGGCATAAAAAATTTTGCTATGGTTCGTATCCTTACTAAAAAGCAAGCAGCATTAGCGCATATGCTCCCTTCTCCTCTTGCAGAAACTTATCTAGAAATCGCACACACTCCCAATCTCTCTTATCCTCATCCACATCTACATCCGTTTGAAACACAACTGATTCCTACCATTGAACCTATGAAAACTCTTCTTCCTTTAAGGAAGGAACATATTCATTTGATTCGTAATAATCTTACAACATCCCGATTCACTGTAATTGACGGGTATGCTTACAAATACCAGCCTACGCCAATTAATACCTCTGGTGTTGCAAGAATGTTTGCTCTTTCTATGCCAGATATTCCAGATGGTTGTTATGAGTTTTCTAAAGGAGACGTTTTTAAAATCCATCTAGGTGGTTTCCGAACAAAACTCAAACAACCACATCCTTTAACACAATTGAGCGATGCTCGAGTTATTGATTTATTCAATTGTGGTATCAGTTTCCACACCGTCTATATCCCTAAAAATCCTCAGTGTGCCCCCTTCCCTAACCGCTATGCCTTCTTCAATCAAGGGAACTTGTTTGTTATGGATTCGCCGGTTTTCATTGAAAGCGACCCAGCTTTACAAAAGTTTGTTCTCGCAGAAAAGGAAAAGGAACTGCAATCTTCTGAAGAAAAACCTTATATTGCATTTGTTGATAGAGGTCCTCCTCCAGAATCTAAAAAGGAGTTTGTCTCTTTTGTTTCTAATTTTGGCTTGAAAATACCAGAAGGACACGTTCTTGTCTTAGGAGATAACTGCCCTATGAGTGCTGATAGTCGCGATTTTGGCTTTGTTCCTGTCGAGAATCTTTTAGGATCACCAGTAGGAATCTTTTGGCCTATCAACCGTGTAGGATTATTATCCTCGAACCTCACTCCTATAAGCTTTCCCGGCTATATTGTTAATGGATTAGCTTTGGGAGTCTGTATATATTTTATAGGTTTAAGAATTTATCGAAGAAATCATAAACTATTCCCCTAA
- the prmC gene encoding peptide chain release factor N(5)-glutamine methyltransferase, translating into MKKLLREASDYLSSRGIRFPQREAEDIMMDLLRVSSRGALYHIELSNHEQNVYWKRVQKRGTRCPTAYVHGRVSFLGIELLVTPQVLIPRQETEIFVEKIIGYLQAHREKVSFYDICCGSGCIGLAVKKLCPHVHVVSSDISSEALAVARSNAERNGLSIHFLQGDLFEPFDAPADVFVCNPPYLSYKEFFESDPEVRCHEPWKALVGGASGLEFYHRIAADIDKILVPGGIGWLEIGATQGEYVKEIFQLRGIKGQVLKDYAQLDRFFFLENQASDPVSSGSFLAFPKK; encoded by the coding sequence ATGAAGAAACTGCTTAGAGAAGCCTCAGACTATTTATCTTCTCGAGGTATTCGGTTTCCTCAAAGGGAGGCCGAAGATATTATGATGGACTTGTTAAGGGTTTCTTCCAGAGGGGCTCTTTATCATATCGAATTATCCAATCATGAGCAGAATGTATATTGGAAGCGAGTGCAAAAGCGAGGAACTCGTTGTCCGACGGCATATGTTCATGGTCGGGTGTCTTTTTTGGGAATAGAGTTATTGGTAACTCCACAAGTTTTGATTCCCCGGCAGGAAACAGAAATTTTTGTAGAAAAGATTATTGGCTATTTGCAAGCCCATAGAGAAAAAGTTTCTTTTTACGATATTTGTTGTGGAAGTGGGTGTATTGGTTTAGCTGTGAAGAAACTATGTCCACATGTACACGTTGTGTCATCAGATATTAGCTCGGAAGCTTTAGCTGTTGCTAGGTCAAACGCAGAAAGAAATGGGCTTTCTATTCACTTTTTGCAAGGAGATTTGTTTGAGCCGTTCGATGCTCCTGCAGATGTGTTCGTGTGTAATCCTCCTTACCTTTCATATAAAGAATTTTTTGAATCAGATCCTGAAGTGCGTTGTCATGAACCTTGGAAGGCGTTGGTGGGAGGGGCTTCTGGTTTGGAATTTTATCATCGTATAGCTGCAGATATAGATAAAATTTTAGTGCCGGGAGGCATTGGTTGGCTAGAAATTGGTGCCACACAGGGAGAGTATGTAAAAGAAATTTTTCAATTAAGAGGAATCAAAGGGCAAGTGCTGAAAGATTATGCTCAGTTAGATAGGTTTTTTTTTCTTGAAAATCAAGCAAGTGATCCTGTATCCTCAGGGAGTTTTCTGGCTTTTCCGAAGAAATGA
- a CDS encoding 30S ribosomal protein S16: MALKIRLRQQGRKNHVVYRLVLADVESPRDGKYIELLGWYDPHSEQNYQLKSERIFYWLNQGAELTEKAEALVKQGAPGVYSELVAKKVAHRNVVRQKRRAYRQRLAARRAEAAAK, encoded by the coding sequence GTGGCGTTAAAAATTCGTTTAAGACAACAAGGGCGAAAGAACCATGTTGTATATAGATTGGTACTAGCTGATGTGGAATCTCCTAGAGATGGTAAATATATCGAGCTATTAGGGTGGTATGATCCACATAGTGAGCAAAACTATCAGCTAAAAAGCGAACGGATTTTTTATTGGCTAAATCAGGGAGCGGAACTTACTGAAAAAGCTGAGGCTTTAGTCAAGCAAGGGGCTCCAGGGGTTTATTCTGAGTTGGTGGCTAAAAAAGTTGCTCATAGAAATGTTGTTAGACAAAAAAGACGTGCTTATCGTCAGCGTCTTGCAGCAAGAAGGGCTGAGGCAGCTGCTAAATAG
- the gmk gene encoding guanylate kinase → MSVKVISPFSQDGVECFPKLFTISAPAGAGKTTLVHMLQKEFPAAFEKTVSSTTRSARPGEVPGVDYLFISEDRFKQTLDENGFLEWVFLFGTYYGTSKAEISRIFQKGKHCIAVIDVQGALALKKHMSTVAIFIQAPSKEELERRLNVRNSEKDSQKKARLEHSATEIAAASQFDYVVVNDDLTAAYQVLKSIFIAEEHRISHG, encoded by the coding sequence ATGTCGGTAAAGGTGATTTCTCCATTTTCTCAAGATGGAGTTGAGTGCTTCCCCAAACTTTTTACTATTAGTGCTCCTGCCGGAGCTGGAAAGACAACGTTAGTTCATATGTTGCAAAAAGAGTTCCCTGCTGCATTTGAAAAAACGGTCTCTTCAACAACACGTTCAGCTCGTCCGGGAGAGGTGCCTGGCGTCGATTATTTGTTTATTTCTGAGGACAGATTTAAGCAGACTTTGGACGAGAATGGTTTTTTAGAATGGGTCTTTTTATTCGGCACCTATTACGGGACTAGTAAAGCAGAGATTTCTAGAATCTTCCAGAAAGGTAAGCACTGTATAGCAGTGATTGATGTACAAGGGGCATTGGCGTTGAAAAAGCACATGTCAACGGTGGCTATTTTTATTCAAGCTCCCTCTAAAGAGGAGCTTGAAAGACGTTTGAATGTTCGAAATTCAGAAAAAGATTCTCAGAAAAAAGCACGATTGGAGCATAGCGCTACTGAAATTGCTGCTGCCAGCCAATTCGATTATGTGGTTGTTAATGATGATTTGACCGCAGCATATCAAGTCTTAAAAAGTATTTTTATAGCTGAAGAACATAGGATAAGTCATGGCTAG
- a CDS encoding ribonuclease HII has protein sequence MKSIVEQTLLFEEKSIFERQAIKQGYSQIAGVDEAGRGPLAGPVVAGACVLPKGKVFLGIDDSKKLSPKQRRFLYDLLLEDPEVVCGIGVVSVERIDEINILEATKEAMIQAIASLREVPDFLLVDGLYLPHKIPSLKIIKGDARSVSIAAASILAKEYRDELMRNLHLEYPEYGFDKHKGYGTAAHLQALKQFGPCIYHRKSFSPVKESIQEGVCR, from the coding sequence ATGAAATCGATCGTTGAGCAGACTCTGCTTTTTGAAGAAAAAAGCATTTTTGAAAGGCAAGCTATCAAGCAAGGGTACTCGCAGATTGCTGGTGTGGATGAAGCTGGAAGAGGCCCTCTTGCAGGCCCCGTTGTTGCTGGGGCCTGTGTTTTGCCTAAAGGGAAGGTTTTTTTGGGGATTGATGATAGCAAGAAATTGTCTCCCAAACAGAGACGCTTCTTGTATGATCTTTTGCTCGAGGATCCCGAGGTTGTTTGTGGAATCGGAGTTGTCTCTGTTGAGCGAATAGATGAGATCAACATTTTGGAGGCGACCAAAGAGGCTATGATTCAAGCTATAGCTTCGTTGCGAGAGGTTCCAGATTTTTTGTTAGTTGATGGGTTGTATTTGCCTCACAAAATTCCGTCCTTGAAGATTATAAAGGGAGACGCTCGGTCTGTATCAATAGCTGCAGCTTCTATTCTTGCGAAAGAATATCGAGATGAGCTAATGCGGAATCTTCATTTAGAGTATCCCGAATATGGTTTTGATAAACATAAGGGGTATGGAACTGCGGCTCATTTGCAAGCTTTGAAACAGTTTGGTCCTTGTATATATCATAGAAAAAGTTTTTCTCCTGTAAAAGAGAGTATTCAAGAGGGAGTATGTCGGTAA
- the metG gene encoding methionine--tRNA ligase, translating into MQSSRILITSALPYANGPLHFGHITGAYLPADVYARFQRLLGKEVLYICGSDEYGIAITLNAELAGMGYQEYVDMYHKLHKDTFDKLGISVDFFSRTTNSYHPAIVQDFYRNLQERGLIENRVTEQLYSEEEEKFLADRYVVGTCPKCGFDRARGDECQQCGADYEASDLRDPRSKLTGTSLSLRETEHAYLHLERMKEELLTFTEGIYLRAHMRNFVTDYIKNLRPRAVTRDLSWGIPVPDLENKVFYVWFDAPIGYISGTMDWAASIGDPEAWKKFWLDDNVTYTQFIGKDNTSFHAVIFPAMEMGQSLPYKKVDTLVTSEFLLLEGFQFSKSEGNFVDMDAFLETYSLDKLRYVLAAIAPETSDSEFSFQEFKTRCNSELVGKYGNFVNRVVAFAAKNACKELANPQLEEKDLDFIKKSQKLVKEAKKHYQQYSLRKICSTIMELAALGNGYFNDEAPWRLIKEGDLKRVQTILFAACYCQKLLALISYPIMPETALKIWEMITPSSLDLQSQDLDRLQSIWTNEFFNYLEERFSLKESELLFTMVE; encoded by the coding sequence GTGCAATCTTCTCGTATTCTCATAACTTCTGCTCTGCCTTACGCAAATGGCCCTCTTCATTTCGGACATATTACTGGTGCTTATTTACCTGCGGATGTTTATGCACGTTTTCAGAGGTTGTTAGGAAAGGAAGTGTTATATATCTGCGGTTCTGATGAATATGGGATCGCTATTACTCTAAATGCAGAATTAGCAGGTATGGGGTATCAAGAGTATGTAGATATGTATCACAAGCTTCATAAGGATACCTTCGATAAACTTGGGATTTCTGTGGATTTTTTTTCTAGAACCACAAACTCCTATCATCCTGCTATCGTGCAAGATTTTTATCGCAACTTGCAGGAAAGAGGACTAATAGAAAATCGGGTGACGGAACAGCTGTATTCAGAGGAAGAAGAGAAGTTTTTGGCTGACCGTTATGTTGTTGGTACGTGTCCTAAGTGTGGGTTTGATCGAGCTAGAGGAGACGAATGTCAGCAGTGTGGTGCTGACTATGAAGCTAGTGATTTAAGAGATCCTCGTTCTAAATTAACAGGAACGTCTTTGTCTTTACGAGAGACGGAACATGCTTATTTACATTTAGAGCGCATGAAAGAGGAGTTACTGACTTTTACAGAAGGGATCTACTTACGTGCTCATATGCGTAATTTTGTGACAGATTACATCAAAAATCTTCGTCCCCGAGCAGTTACCAGAGATTTATCCTGGGGGATACCTGTTCCTGATCTAGAGAACAAGGTATTTTATGTGTGGTTTGATGCTCCAATTGGATACATTAGTGGAACTATGGATTGGGCAGCATCCATTGGAGATCCTGAAGCATGGAAGAAATTTTGGCTAGATGACAACGTGACTTATACACAGTTCATAGGTAAGGATAACACGTCTTTCCATGCTGTTATTTTCCCTGCTATGGAGATGGGGCAGTCACTTCCTTATAAGAAAGTAGATACTTTAGTTACTTCTGAGTTTTTACTTTTAGAAGGATTCCAGTTTAGTAAGTCAGAGGGCAATTTTGTAGATATGGATGCGTTTTTAGAAACGTATTCTTTAGATAAATTACGTTACGTATTAGCTGCTATTGCTCCTGAAACTTCAGATAGTGAATTTTCTTTTCAGGAGTTTAAGACACGGTGTAATTCTGAGCTGGTAGGGAAATACGGAAATTTTGTGAATAGAGTGGTTGCTTTTGCTGCTAAAAATGCGTGTAAAGAACTAGCAAATCCTCAGCTAGAAGAGAAGGATTTGGATTTCATCAAAAAATCCCAAAAACTTGTTAAGGAAGCTAAAAAGCATTATCAGCAATATAGTTTACGTAAAATTTGTTCAACGATAATGGAGTTAGCTGCTTTAGGGAATGGTTATTTCAATGATGAAGCCCCTTGGAGGCTTATTAAGGAAGGGGATTTGAAACGTGTACAAACCATTTTATTTGCTGCTTGCTATTGCCAGAAGTTGCTTGCCCTCATTTCCTATCCTATTATGCCGGAAACAGCGTTGAAGATTTGGGAAATGATCACACCAAGTTCTTTGGACTTGCAGTCACAAGATCTAGATAGGTTACAGTCTATTTGGACAAACGAGTTTTTCAACTATTTGGAAGAACGGTTTTCTTTGAAAGAGTCTGAGTTGTTATTCACAATGGTTGAGTGA
- the prfA gene encoding peptide chain release factor 1: MKIKILEYLKRLEEVEKQISDPSIFNNPKEYSSLSKEHARLSEIKQVHEVIVATEKVLQDDKFALSTESDPEIVAMLEDGVREGEASLERLSKQLENLLVPPDPDDDLSVIMELRAGTGGDEAALFVGDCVRMYHLYAASKGWVCEVLSASEADLGGYKEYVMGISGTAVKRFLQYEAGTHRVQRVPETETQGRVHTSAITVAVLPEPAEDEDEVFIDEKDLRIDTFRSSGAGGQHVNVTDSAVRITHIPSGVVVTCQDERSQHKNKAKAMRVLKARIRDAEVQKRAQEASAMRSAQVGSGDRSERIRTYNFPQNRVTDHRIGLTLYNLDRVMEGELDMITTALVSHAHRQRFGNEETA, from the coding sequence ATGAAAATAAAAATTTTAGAATACTTAAAGCGTCTTGAAGAAGTTGAAAAGCAGATATCTGATCCGAGTATTTTCAACAATCCTAAGGAGTATAGTTCCTTAAGTAAGGAACATGCACGTCTTTCTGAGATTAAACAGGTTCATGAAGTTATTGTTGCTACTGAAAAAGTCCTTCAAGATGATAAGTTCGCCTTGTCAACAGAAAGTGATCCAGAAATCGTTGCTATGTTAGAAGACGGCGTTCGAGAGGGGGAAGCGTCTTTAGAGCGTCTTTCGAAACAATTAGAAAATTTACTTGTCCCTCCAGATCCAGATGATGATTTAAGCGTGATTATGGAATTACGAGCAGGCACAGGGGGGGATGAAGCGGCTCTTTTTGTAGGGGATTGTGTGCGGATGTACCATCTTTATGCAGCATCTAAGGGATGGGTGTGTGAGGTGCTTTCTGCATCAGAGGCTGATCTTGGTGGATACAAAGAGTATGTCATGGGGATATCTGGGACTGCTGTGAAAAGGTTTTTGCAGTATGAGGCGGGGACCCATCGTGTCCAAAGAGTACCAGAAACAGAGACGCAGGGAAGGGTACATACCTCAGCTATAACTGTTGCAGTTCTTCCAGAACCTGCAGAAGATGAGGACGAGGTGTTTATTGATGAAAAAGATTTGCGTATAGATACCTTTCGATCTTCTGGTGCTGGGGGGCAGCATGTGAATGTTACAGATTCTGCTGTGCGTATTACGCATATACCTTCTGGTGTTGTAGTCACGTGCCAGGATGAGCGTAGTCAACACAAAAATAAAGCTAAAGCTATGCGGGTATTAAAAGCTCGTATTCGTGATGCTGAAGTGCAAAAACGAGCACAAGAAGCTTCGGCCATGCGATCTGCTCAAGTAGGTAGTGGAGATCGTTCGGAAAGAATTCGGACATATAATTTCCCTCAAAATCGTGTGACAGATCATCGAATTGGTCTGACTTTATATAATCTAGATCGTGTAATGGAGGGAGAGTTGGATATGATTACCACAGCTCTTGTATCTCATGCACATCGACAACGATTTGGCAATGAAGAAACTGCTTAG
- the ffh gene encoding signal recognition particle protein has product MISSLSQKLSGIFSSLFSAKRITEESISDSIREVRLALLDADVNYQAVKDFIARVKQKVIGEEIWKHVSPGQQFVKCLHEELTASLAADQAGLLLRGNPAVILLCGLQGAGKTTTCAKLADYLLREKKAKKVLVVPCDLKRFSAVEQLEGLVSQTGADFFRKQGNDPVNMAAEAIQYAKDQGHDLVVLDTAGRLHVDNVLMDELVAVAHMTKPCETLFVMNLAMGQDAVVTAKAFDERLGLTGVIVSMADGDARAGAVLSVRALLNKPIKFEGCGEKIKDLRPFNAQSMAERILGMGDTISLVDKMRECISEEENKELEEKLVKATFTYEDFHKQILAFRRLGPLRKIMNMMPSFGGVKPSDKDLEESEKQMKRNEAIILSMTPEERKELVELSMSRMKRIAAGCGLTLGDVNQFRKQMMQSKKFFKGMTREKMEQMSKKMSGGNLWR; this is encoded by the coding sequence ATGATTAGTTCCTTATCGCAAAAATTATCCGGTATTTTTTCCTCGCTTTTTTCCGCAAAAAGGATAACAGAGGAGAGCATTTCTGATTCAATTAGAGAGGTTCGTTTAGCTCTCCTGGATGCTGATGTAAATTATCAGGCGGTTAAGGATTTTATAGCTAGAGTTAAGCAAAAAGTAATCGGGGAAGAGATATGGAAACATGTGTCTCCTGGGCAACAATTTGTGAAATGCTTGCATGAGGAACTTACCGCTTCTTTAGCAGCAGATCAGGCAGGTTTGTTATTGCGAGGGAATCCCGCAGTCATTTTACTTTGCGGGTTACAAGGGGCTGGGAAAACAACTACATGTGCCAAGCTTGCGGATTATTTGCTTCGAGAAAAGAAGGCAAAAAAAGTGTTGGTGGTTCCTTGTGATTTGAAACGTTTTTCTGCTGTGGAACAGTTAGAGGGATTGGTCAGCCAGACTGGTGCAGATTTTTTCCGAAAACAAGGAAATGATCCTGTGAATATGGCAGCGGAGGCTATCCAGTATGCGAAGGATCAAGGGCATGATTTGGTCGTTCTTGATACAGCAGGAAGGCTGCATGTGGATAATGTGCTAATGGATGAGTTAGTAGCTGTTGCTCATATGACGAAGCCTTGTGAGACGTTATTTGTTATGAATCTGGCCATGGGACAAGATGCTGTGGTTACAGCGAAAGCTTTTGACGAGCGTTTAGGACTTACCGGTGTCATTGTCTCAATGGCAGATGGTGACGCTCGTGCTGGAGCCGTGTTATCTGTGAGGGCTTTGCTTAATAAGCCGATTAAATTTGAAGGATGTGGAGAAAAGATAAAAGATTTGCGTCCTTTTAATGCACAGTCCATGGCTGAGCGTATTCTTGGAATGGGAGATACAATAAGTCTAGTCGACAAGATGCGTGAATGTATCTCTGAAGAAGAGAATAAAGAGTTGGAAGAAAAGTTAGTAAAAGCAACGTTCACTTATGAGGATTTTCATAAGCAGATACTTGCTTTTCGTCGTTTGGGACCTTTACGCAAAATTATGAATATGATGCCAAGTTTTGGCGGTGTAAAGCCTAGCGATAAGGATTTAGAAGAATCCGAGAAACAAATGAAAAGAAATGAGGCGATTATTCTCTCAATGACTCCTGAGGAAAGAAAAGAGTTGGTTGAGTTGAGTATGAGTCGGATGAAAAGGATCGCTGCGGGCTGTGGCTTAACTTTAGGTGATGTGAATCAGTTCCGTAAGCAAATGATGCAATCTAAGAAGTTTTTTAAGGGAATGACCCGAGAAAAAATGGAACAGATGAGTAAAAAAATGTCTGGAGGGAATCTGTGGCGTTAA